One Streptomyces sp. NBC_00554 DNA segment encodes these proteins:
- a CDS encoding RICIN domain-containing protein, producing MSKAVAAVSAFGVGLAFAIASATGAQAYQPSPANLYVADNPAACNKNPCVLYPKSAQLPGGRLVAAFENSQTAPVGQTMPIHKSDDAGTTWQKLADVKAPAYLSSDAKYAKYTSNWTNPYLYVLPQNVGNLSAGTLLLASIVSGDDYYYQEQKAANSSWTPSGDGDRKDVALALYSSTDQGATWSIQNIIATGGWQGGSAGAIGRVSNANTSAQVDPLWEPHLVARGGQLVAYYSDENDYLGYNATTGVPTLDPANDTAADSGGQILVHKTWDGGSGTSWSQPVVDIPGSTVNNGGKSEIGGGRPGMTTIAPTTDGKWLLTYEYWGGGTNVRYRIADDPLKFYAAGDAAITALPVPSGGRTLSTGGSPVLLPMPDGRIVYNASGSGNVWVNESGLSTGTWKEYQTTMPSGYSRNLQYVEGTGRVLILQAAWSGGSVGPVKYGEVDLGRSDGAYTTLVNRLTGQVLSPDTGKTQDANLTGNVPDLVLKSRAATDDSQRWHLTAKGSDVTLLNKTGGRSAAIWTGTATAGQKLAQWVDDGATDKQWTLVASTDGYYKLRSVLNTSLFMTGSTAGGSVTVAASTTDGSQDWQLVQDPLPTAASFTLKGANSGRCLDVPNAATGVQVQIWDCSGNTNQLITQTAAGELRIAGNCLAANGDGTTAGTKLILWACNGKSSQKWWFRLDGSVVNRSNGLALDVNNWATANGSPVQLWTALGNATQRWSRA from the coding sequence ATGAGTAAGGCTGTTGCGGCAGTGTCAGCCTTCGGCGTCGGTCTGGCATTCGCCATTGCCTCCGCGACCGGTGCGCAGGCATATCAGCCGAGCCCGGCGAATTTGTATGTCGCGGACAATCCCGCCGCCTGCAACAAGAATCCCTGTGTTCTCTATCCGAAGTCGGCCCAACTCCCGGGCGGCCGGCTCGTGGCGGCGTTCGAGAACAGCCAGACCGCTCCGGTGGGGCAGACGATGCCCATCCACAAGAGCGACGACGCCGGTACGACGTGGCAGAAGCTGGCCGATGTCAAAGCCCCCGCCTACCTGTCCAGTGACGCCAAGTACGCGAAGTACACGAGCAACTGGACCAACCCGTATCTCTACGTGCTCCCGCAGAACGTCGGAAACCTGAGCGCCGGCACGCTGCTGCTCGCGAGCATCGTCTCGGGGGACGACTACTACTACCAGGAGCAGAAGGCCGCGAACTCCAGCTGGACGCCGTCGGGTGACGGCGACCGCAAGGACGTGGCGCTGGCGCTGTACTCCAGCACCGACCAGGGCGCGACCTGGAGCATCCAGAACATCATCGCCACCGGCGGCTGGCAGGGCGGAAGCGCGGGCGCCATCGGCCGCGTCTCGAACGCCAACACCTCCGCCCAGGTCGACCCGCTCTGGGAGCCGCACCTGGTCGCCCGAGGCGGCCAGCTCGTCGCCTACTACTCCGACGAGAACGACTACCTCGGTTACAACGCCACCACCGGAGTCCCCACCCTCGACCCGGCCAACGACACGGCGGCGGACTCGGGCGGCCAGATCCTCGTGCACAAGACCTGGGACGGCGGCAGCGGCACATCCTGGAGCCAGCCGGTCGTCGACATCCCGGGCAGCACCGTGAACAACGGTGGCAAGTCGGAGATCGGTGGCGGCCGCCCGGGCATGACGACGATCGCCCCGACCACCGACGGCAAGTGGCTTCTCACGTACGAGTATTGGGGCGGCGGTACGAACGTCCGCTACCGGATCGCCGACGACCCGCTGAAGTTCTACGCCGCCGGTGACGCCGCGATCACCGCACTGCCCGTGCCTTCGGGCGGCCGCACGCTGTCCACGGGCGGCAGCCCGGTGCTCCTCCCGATGCCGGACGGGCGGATCGTCTACAACGCGTCCGGCAGCGGCAACGTCTGGGTGAACGAGTCCGGTCTGAGCACCGGCACTTGGAAGGAGTACCAGACGACGATGCCCAGCGGTTACAGCCGCAATCTCCAGTACGTCGAAGGCACGGGACGCGTCCTCATCCTCCAGGCCGCGTGGAGCGGCGGGAGTGTCGGGCCGGTGAAGTACGGCGAGGTCGACCTCGGCCGGTCCGACGGCGCCTACACCACCCTCGTCAACCGCCTGACCGGCCAGGTCCTCAGCCCCGACACCGGGAAGACGCAGGACGCGAACCTCACCGGCAACGTCCCCGACCTGGTCCTCAAGTCCCGGGCCGCCACGGACGATTCGCAGCGCTGGCATCTGACGGCCAAGGGCTCCGACGTCACCCTGCTCAACAAGACCGGCGGCCGCTCGGCCGCCATCTGGACCGGCACCGCGACGGCCGGGCAGAAGCTCGCCCAGTGGGTCGACGACGGAGCCACCGACAAGCAGTGGACCCTCGTCGCCTCGACCGACGGCTACTACAAGCTCCGCTCAGTCCTTAACACGAGCCTGTTCATGACGGGCTCGACGGCGGGCGGCTCCGTCACCGTGGCCGCGTCGACCACCGACGGTTCACAGGACTGGCAGCTTGTCCAGGACCCGCTGCCGACCGCCGCGTCCTTCACGCTGAAGGGCGCCAACTCCGGTCGCTGCCTTGACGTTCCGAACGCCGCGACGGGTGTGCAGGTGCAGATCTGGGACTGCTCCGGAAACACGAACCAGCTGATCACGCAGACCGCCGCGGGTGAACTCCGCATCGCGGGCAACTGCCTTGCCGCCAACGGCGACGGCACCACCGCGGGCACCAAGCTGATCCTCTGGGCCTGCAACGGCAAGTCAAGCCAGAAGTGGTGGTTCCGTCTGGACGGATCCGTCGTCAACCGCTCCAACGGTCTCGCCCTCGACGTCAACAACTGGGCCACGGCCAACGGATCGCCGGTCCAACTGTGGACGGCTCTCGGCAACGCCACCCAGAGGTGGAGCCGCGCGTAA
- a CDS encoding BTAD domain-containing putative transcriptional regulator produces the protein MRDGLRRGLRFGLLGPPVLYDADGEVRSVGGGKMRALLVALLLEPGRVVSVDVLKDALWGGAPPASAQASLQNHVTRLRRLLDDPERLRAVPPGYVLRVGEGELDVRVFENHVTAARAAHAGRDWERALRESATALALWRGTPLSGLPPEGGGYALVQRLTEARLLVLEWGYEAELCLAGAGAGGAGGLGADGGFGEQLGAGGGSGGFGAGGCSGVARLDRLAPELAALVAEHPLREAFHRLLMLVLHRTGRRAEALAVHRDLRARLVEELGVEPGAAVREAHLEILREGDGGNGAEVLGNFGWGERDAGEGEGVGGSGARSLVSGSAGSRSEGSGSEGSRSAGSGSVGSRAAGSGSAGSRSAGSASVGSRSARSGSAGSRSAESVSSEPRDSESGRPESRLPEPSPPESGAAESGPAGSLPAGSAPAGSAPSARTPSHPTPPRPAQLPPPPAHFTGRSDVQEALRPVLDADHGHHTTGPRVAVISGMAGVGKSALALHVAHGLRERFPDGQLYFNLHGATPGMTPLTPGQALAALLRDLGTEPRRIPEHPDAAAALLRSLLAPTRTLMVLDDAAHAGQVRPLLPAGAGCAVIVTSRSPLTALDGAHRFPLAPLSDEDSAVLLRAVSGRVEGLDGGHPLVELTGRLPLALRIVAARLAARRALTPDALAGQLAATEGRLHHLEYDDLSVRRSLAVAHDALHASERQADRDAALALRRIGALDLPAYGAPLLARLTGTDERRAEAALDRLVDVALLEETAYGRYAPHDLVRDFAREIAATPAPAPPGDALTPTDTPIPAERALRWYAAVAARTLAAIVEPGLDRDDRSRPTTSQPPSHAADVAATQPFGSAKEAFAWGDLELENVVALVERYAQVCSYVPVLVRLLHPYAQRSGRVAESEVLQRSALRAARRLGDEAAEAYALGDLAGLHFMTGRAGEALALNDEALAIWRRLGVLSWVRRGLNNRGMLLEGLGRHDESSEALLQSLELSRRLGDQHTEAITYSNLGNLYEHTDPRAAIDHHKRSLGLGDALDDVIIRHSAHCNIGYAHLTLGEPAAALPHFEESLRILGSHGDWHGEAQTRLGLVRALRGVGLGERAARECDLLLGRADSRADGYSGGLARHQRGLLLSMEGDTEGAYGQWRSALEALDGTDTPVVGELRELLKSRP, from the coding sequence ATGCGGGACGGGCTGCGGCGTGGACTGCGGTTCGGGCTGCTGGGGCCACCGGTTCTGTACGACGCAGACGGCGAGGTTCGGTCGGTCGGTGGCGGGAAGATGCGTGCCCTGCTGGTCGCGCTGCTGCTGGAGCCGGGCCGGGTCGTCTCGGTCGATGTGCTCAAGGACGCGTTGTGGGGCGGGGCGCCACCGGCCTCCGCGCAGGCCTCGCTGCAGAACCATGTGACGCGGCTACGGCGCCTCCTCGACGATCCGGAACGGCTGCGGGCCGTGCCGCCGGGGTACGTCCTGCGCGTCGGCGAGGGCGAGTTGGACGTCCGTGTCTTCGAGAACCACGTCACGGCCGCGCGTGCAGCGCATGCCGGGCGCGATTGGGAGCGTGCGTTGCGGGAGTCCGCGACCGCGCTGGCGCTGTGGCGCGGCACGCCCCTGAGCGGGCTCCCGCCCGAGGGCGGCGGGTACGCGCTCGTCCAGCGGCTCACGGAGGCGCGGCTGCTTGTTCTGGAGTGGGGGTACGAGGCTGAGTTGTGCCTTGCGGGGGCGGGTGCGGGGGGTGCCGGGGGCCTTGGGGCGGATGGGGGTTTCGGGGAGCAGCTTGGGGCGGGCGGGGGTTCCGGGGGGTTTGGGGCGGGCGGCTGTTCCGGGGTGGCTCGACTGGACCGTCTTGCACCGGAGTTGGCCGCCCTTGTCGCCGAGCATCCTCTCCGTGAGGCCTTCCACCGGCTGCTGATGCTCGTGCTGCATCGCACCGGACGCCGGGCCGAAGCCCTCGCCGTCCACCGCGACCTGCGGGCCCGCCTGGTCGAGGAACTCGGCGTCGAACCGGGAGCCGCGGTGCGGGAGGCGCACCTGGAGATCCTTCGGGAGGGGGACGGGGGGAACGGGGCGGAGGTTCTTGGGAACTTCGGCTGGGGGGAGCGGGATGCGGGCGAGGGCGAAGGGGTGGGGGGCTCGGGGGCGCGGTCTTTGGTGTCTGGCTCTGCGGGTTCTCGTTCTGAGGGGTCCGGTTCCGAGGGGTCCCGTTCCGCAGGGTCCGGTTCCGTGGGTTCTCGTGCCGCAGGGTCCGGCTCCGCGGGATCCCGTTCCGCAGGGTCCGCTTCCGTGGGTTCTCGTTCCGCAAGGTCCGGCTCCGCAGGCTCCCGCTCCGCCGAGTCCGTCTCCTCAGAGCCGCGCGACTCAGAGTCAGGCCGTCCGGAGTCCCGCCTCCCGGAGCCAAGCCCCCCGGAGTCCGGTGCTGCGGAGTCCGGTCCTGCCGGTTCCCTACCTGCCGGTTCCGCACCCGCGGGTTCCGCCCCGTCAGCCCGCACCCCCTCTCACCCCACCCCGCCCCGCCCCGCCCAACTCCCGCCTCCCCCCGCGCACTTCACCGGCCGGAGCGACGTACAAGAGGCGTTGCGCCCGGTCCTCGACGCGGATCACGGTCACCACACCACCGGCCCCCGCGTCGCCGTCATCAGCGGTATGGCGGGCGTCGGTAAGAGCGCGCTCGCGCTGCACGTGGCGCATGGGCTGAGGGAGCGTTTCCCTGACGGGCAGCTGTACTTCAACCTGCACGGGGCCACGCCCGGAATGACCCCGCTCACGCCCGGTCAGGCGCTCGCCGCTCTGCTGCGCGACCTCGGTACGGAGCCGCGCCGCATCCCCGAACACCCGGACGCGGCAGCCGCGTTGCTCCGGTCGCTGCTCGCGCCGACCCGCACACTGATGGTGCTCGACGACGCCGCGCACGCCGGGCAGGTACGGCCGTTGCTGCCCGCCGGCGCGGGGTGTGCGGTGATCGTGACGAGCCGTTCGCCGCTCACGGCACTGGACGGCGCGCATCGTTTCCCACTTGCGCCGCTGTCGGACGAGGACAGCGCGGTGCTGCTCCGCGCGGTCTCCGGACGGGTGGAGGGGCTCGACGGCGGACACCCCCTCGTCGAACTCACCGGCCGGCTGCCGCTCGCCCTCCGTATCGTCGCGGCCCGCCTCGCCGCGCGCCGCGCGCTCACGCCGGACGCGCTGGCCGGCCAACTGGCCGCCACGGAGGGACGGTTGCACCATCTCGAGTACGACGACCTGAGCGTACGAAGGTCGCTGGCCGTCGCCCATGACGCGCTGCACGCCTCGGAGCGGCAGGCCGACCGGGACGCGGCGCTCGCCCTGCGCCGTATCGGCGCGCTCGACCTCCCCGCGTACGGGGCACCCCTCCTCGCCCGGCTCACCGGCACGGACGAACGCCGCGCCGAGGCCGCCCTCGACCGCCTCGTCGACGTCGCCCTCCTGGAGGAGACGGCCTACGGCCGCTACGCACCCCACGACCTGGTTCGCGACTTCGCCCGCGAGATCGCGGCGACACCGGCCCCCGCGCCACCCGGCGATGCACTCACTCCGACAGACACCCCCATCCCGGCCGAACGCGCCCTCCGTTGGTACGCCGCCGTAGCCGCACGCACCCTCGCCGCGATCGTCGAGCCGGGCCTCGACCGCGACGACCGCAGCAGGCCGACCACCTCGCAGCCGCCCTCGCACGCGGCGGACGTCGCGGCCACGCAGCCGTTCGGTTCCGCGAAGGAGGCCTTCGCCTGGGGTGATCTGGAGCTGGAGAACGTGGTCGCGCTGGTGGAGCGGTATGCGCAGGTGTGCTCGTACGTTCCCGTTCTGGTGCGCCTGCTCCACCCGTACGCCCAACGCAGTGGCCGCGTCGCCGAGTCGGAGGTGCTCCAGCGGTCGGCGCTCCGTGCCGCGCGACGGCTCGGGGACGAGGCCGCCGAGGCGTACGCGCTCGGAGATCTCGCGGGGCTGCACTTCATGACCGGGCGCGCGGGCGAGGCGCTCGCGCTGAACGACGAGGCGCTGGCGATCTGGCGTCGGCTCGGGGTCCTGTCGTGGGTACGGCGGGGCCTGAACAACCGCGGCATGCTCCTCGAAGGGCTCGGCCGGCACGACGAGTCCAGCGAAGCGCTGCTGCAAAGCCTCGAACTCTCACGGCGGTTGGGGGACCAGCACACCGAGGCCATCACCTACAGCAACCTCGGCAACCTGTACGAGCACACGGACCCCCGGGCCGCCATCGACCACCACAAGCGGAGCCTCGGGCTCGGCGACGCGCTGGACGACGTGATCATCCGGCACTCCGCGCACTGCAACATCGGCTACGCCCATCTCACCCTCGGTGAACCGGCCGCCGCGCTACCGCACTTCGAGGAGAGCCTGCGCATTCTCGGCAGCCACGGCGACTGGCACGGCGAGGCCCAGACCCGCCTCGGGCTGGTGCGCGCCCTGCGCGGAGTGGGACTCGGCGAGCGGGCCGCCCGCGAGTGCGACCTGCTCCTCGGCCGTGCCGACAGCCGCGCCGACGGGTACAGCGGAGGGCTCGCCCGTCACCAGCGCGGGCTGCTGCTGAGCATGGAGGGTGACACCGAGGGGGCGTACGGGCAGTGGCGGTCGGCCCTCGAAGCGCTGGACGGGACGGACACCCCGGTGGTGGGGGAGCTGCGGGAACTCCTCAAGTCCCGGCCGTAG
- a CDS encoding bifunctional 3'-5' exonuclease/DNA polymerase codes for MTDRWALAPAEDGGAEVAPLGPDGLPAGPVRREPDLVDAVRTRPDVTRWVWRSTADVYPRLLATGVRVERCYDIEAAETLLLGHEGRLGEPRSAAAALARLRGGPVPPDPPQRAAEPGSQSSLFEPRPVHVPLKDLLEVYADQRRRHEATAFPERMHLLTTAESAGMLVAAEMNESGLPWSADVHREVLHELLGERYAGGGEPRRLAELAEEVSAAFGRRVRPDLPADVIKAFAGAGIKVKSTRRWEIESIDHPAVKPLIEYKKLYRIWVAHGWSWLQDWVRDGRFRPEYLPGGTVTGRWVTNGGGALQIPKVIRRAVVADPGWRLVVADADQMEPRVLAAISRDPGLMEVAGRESDLYQSVSDRAFSGDRAQAKLAVLGAVYGQTSGDGLKNLALLRRRFPKAVAYVDDAARAGEEGRLVRTWLGRTCPPAVGASDAAASASEEAGLPQDDPAETTGDQTSAWVPGYASSNSRARGRFARNFVVQGSAAEWTLLVLAALRRTCTDMAAELVFFQHDEVIVHCPAEEADTVVTAIREASDLAGRLTFGETPVRFPFTTAVVECYADAK; via the coding sequence ATGACCGACCGGTGGGCACTCGCACCGGCCGAGGACGGCGGCGCGGAGGTCGCCCCCCTCGGCCCGGACGGGCTGCCCGCAGGCCCGGTGCGCAGGGAACCGGATCTCGTCGACGCCGTGCGGACACGGCCGGACGTGACCCGGTGGGTCTGGCGGTCCACGGCCGACGTATATCCGCGACTGCTCGCCACGGGGGTGCGAGTGGAGCGGTGTTACGACATCGAGGCCGCCGAGACGCTGCTCCTCGGCCACGAGGGACGGCTCGGCGAACCCAGGTCGGCGGCCGCCGCGCTCGCGAGACTGCGCGGCGGCCCCGTACCGCCGGACCCTCCCCAGCGCGCCGCCGAGCCCGGCTCGCAGTCGTCCCTCTTCGAACCGCGCCCGGTCCACGTACCCCTGAAAGACCTCCTGGAGGTGTACGCGGACCAGCGCCGCCGCCATGAAGCGACCGCGTTCCCCGAGCGGATGCACCTGCTGACGACGGCCGAGTCGGCGGGGATGCTGGTGGCCGCCGAGATGAACGAGTCGGGGCTGCCCTGGAGCGCGGACGTCCACCGGGAGGTGCTGCACGAACTGCTCGGCGAGCGGTATGCGGGCGGGGGCGAACCCCGGCGGCTGGCCGAGCTCGCCGAAGAGGTCTCGGCGGCCTTCGGGAGGCGGGTCAGGCCCGACCTGCCAGCGGACGTCATAAAGGCCTTCGCGGGGGCCGGTATCAAGGTCAAGTCCACCCGGCGCTGGGAGATCGAGTCCATCGACCATCCGGCGGTGAAGCCGCTGATCGAGTACAAGAAGCTGTACCGGATCTGGGTGGCGCACGGCTGGTCCTGGCTCCAGGACTGGGTGCGGGACGGACGGTTCAGGCCCGAGTACCTGCCGGGCGGGACGGTCACCGGGCGGTGGGTGACCAACGGCGGCGGGGCGCTGCAGATCCCCAAGGTGATCCGCCGCGCGGTGGTCGCCGACCCCGGCTGGCGGCTCGTCGTGGCCGACGCCGACCAGATGGAGCCCCGGGTGCTCGCGGCGATCTCCCGCGATCCGGGGCTGATGGAGGTCGCGGGCCGCGAGAGCGACCTGTACCAGTCGGTGTCGGACCGGGCGTTCTCCGGCGACCGGGCCCAGGCGAAGCTCGCCGTGCTGGGGGCCGTGTACGGGCAGACGTCCGGAGACGGGCTGAAGAACCTAGCCCTGCTGCGCCGCCGCTTCCCCAAGGCCGTCGCCTATGTGGACGACGCGGCGCGGGCGGGCGAAGAGGGGCGGCTCGTCCGGACCTGGCTGGGGCGTACGTGCCCTCCGGCGGTCGGCGCGTCCGACGCCGCCGCATCCGCGTCCGAGGAGGCGGGGCTGCCGCAGGACGACCCCGCCGAGACCACCGGCGACCAGACGTCCGCCTGGGTTCCCGGCTATGCCTCCTCCAACTCCCGCGCACGCGGCCGCTTCGCCCGTAACTTCGTCGTCCAGGGCAGCGCCGCCGAGTGGACCCTGCTGGTGCTCGCCGCCCTCCGGCGCACCTGCACGGACATGGCGGCCGAGCTGGTCTTCTTCCAGCACGACGAGGTGATCGTGCACTGCCCCGCCGAGGAGGCGGACACCGTGGTGACCGCGATCCGTGAGGCGTCCGATCTCGCGGGCCGCCTCACGTTCGGCGAGACACCGGTGCGTTTTCCGTTCACGACGGCGGTGGTGGAGTGCTATGCGGACGCGAAGTGA
- a CDS encoding SDR family oxidoreductase gives MTSQTYLSELFSLDGRVAVVTGGSSGIGRAIAGALGRAGASVVVVARKESELVATVEELVADGCRAAWVSGDLSTRDGVRAAAEQAAGVFGEPDILVNCAGVNLRPPMGELDEDVWDTTMAVNLEAPYLLGRRFGPGMAERGFGRIIHITSQQAHRAFVQSGAYGVSKGALESLARSQAEAWSPHGVTCNTLVPGFVMTPLNARLSSDPEKVAALAARTMVGRNGLAEDFAGAVVFLASRASAYVTGQSVFVDGGFSVH, from the coding sequence ATGACCTCGCAGACCTACCTTTCTGAACTGTTTTCGCTGGACGGCCGGGTTGCCGTGGTGACGGGGGGTAGTTCCGGCATCGGGCGGGCTATTGCCGGGGCGCTCGGGCGGGCGGGTGCGAGTGTTGTGGTTGTGGCTCGTAAGGAGTCGGAACTGGTTGCCACCGTTGAGGAGTTGGTGGCGGACGGTTGCCGGGCGGCCTGGGTGAGTGGCGATCTGAGTACCCGCGACGGGGTGCGTGCGGCGGCGGAGCAGGCGGCCGGGGTGTTCGGGGAGCCCGACATTCTCGTCAACTGTGCCGGGGTCAATCTGCGCCCGCCGATGGGCGAGCTGGACGAGGATGTGTGGGACACCACGATGGCGGTGAACCTGGAGGCGCCCTACTTGCTGGGCCGCAGGTTCGGGCCCGGTATGGCCGAGCGGGGCTTCGGGCGGATCATCCACATCACCTCCCAGCAGGCGCACCGGGCGTTCGTCCAGAGTGGTGCGTACGGGGTCTCCAAGGGTGCGTTGGAGTCGCTGGCCCGCTCCCAGGCCGAGGCGTGGTCGCCGCACGGCGTCACCTGCAACACGCTGGTGCCGGGCTTTGTGATGACTCCGCTCAACGCACGGTTGTCGTCCGACCCGGAGAAGGTGGCGGCGCTGGCCGCGCGCACGATGGTCGGGCGCAACGGTCTGGCCGAGGACTTCGCGGGTGCGGTGGTGTTCCTCGCGAGCCGCGCCTCCGCGTACGTCACCGGGCAGTCGGTCTTCGTCGACGGCGGGTTCTCCGTTCACTGA
- a CDS encoding substrate-binding domain-containing protein, producing MTGRGKGQLEAQYGLLTSIAGEAGVSLSTVSKVVHRRRDVGAATRERVEELLARHGFVRPWERDPATPRQIIAVFRDLSGPYTLEVVRGIVDAAGGLGIDVVTGTTSRRSISGWLQECVALGAAGIVIVISMLSEEDQRRIVEQRLPVVLIDPLSAPSEDIPSIGVTNWSGARDAVKHLLDLGHTRIGMVAGRSHSLAGAARVHGYRAALEEAGLAYDPAIVRSTDFDYAEALATSAQILRADDPPTAVFAASDAQALGVLEAARQLGLAVPDDLAVMSFDDTLVAAMACPPLSAVRQPFEELGREATRVLLELAQGRAPASPRIELATELVLRTSTSVRRRVNTA from the coding sequence GTGACAGGTCGCGGCAAGGGACAGCTGGAGGCGCAGTACGGCCTCCTGACGAGCATCGCCGGTGAGGCGGGAGTCTCGCTCAGCACGGTGTCGAAGGTGGTGCACCGGCGCCGGGACGTCGGCGCGGCGACGCGTGAGCGGGTCGAGGAACTGCTGGCGCGGCACGGGTTCGTCCGCCCGTGGGAGCGGGATCCCGCGACGCCCAGGCAGATCATCGCGGTGTTCCGGGACCTGTCGGGGCCGTACACCCTGGAGGTGGTCCGCGGCATCGTGGACGCGGCCGGCGGGCTCGGGATCGACGTGGTCACCGGGACGACGAGCCGACGGTCGATCTCCGGGTGGCTGCAGGAGTGCGTGGCGCTCGGTGCGGCGGGGATCGTCATCGTGATCTCGATGCTGTCCGAGGAGGACCAGCGCCGCATCGTCGAGCAGCGGCTTCCGGTCGTCCTGATCGATCCGCTCAGCGCGCCCTCGGAGGACATACCCAGCATCGGGGTGACGAACTGGAGCGGTGCCCGGGACGCCGTGAAGCATCTGCTGGACCTCGGACACACCCGTATCGGCATGGTCGCGGGGCGCTCGCACTCGCTGGCCGGGGCGGCGCGCGTGCACGGTTACCGGGCGGCGCTGGAGGAGGCCGGGCTCGCCTACGACCCGGCGATCGTCCGCTCGACCGACTTCGACTACGCCGAGGCGCTCGCCACCAGCGCGCAGATCCTGCGGGCGGACGACCCGCCCACGGCCGTCTTCGCGGCCAGCGACGCGCAGGCGCTCGGCGTGCTGGAGGCGGCCCGTCAGTTGGGGCTCGCCGTGCCGGACGACCTGGCGGTGATGTCCTTCGACGACACGCTGGTGGCGGCCATGGCCTGCCCGCCGCTGAGCGCCGTACGACAGCCTTTCGAGGAACTGGGGCGCGAGGCGACCAGGGTGCTCCTGGAGCTTGCCCAGGGTCGGGCGCCCGCGTCGCCTCGTATCGAACTGGCCACGGAGCTCGTGCTGCGGACCTCGACGTCCGTCCGCCGACGCGTCAATACCGCGTAG
- a CDS encoding oleate hydratase, with translation MAKAYLVGSGIASLSAAAFLIREGGFAGDDIVILEEQDREGGSLDAAGSPETGYTMRGGRMFEVHFDCTYDLLSSIPSLDDPAKSVTEDTFAFHEDFAWDDHARLVDGHGNIIDAHSMTFSERDRLELVKCVATPEKLLDGKRIADLFHEDFFTTNFWAMWCTTFAFEPWHSAIEFRRYLNRFVHLFKTFDTMSGIYRTRFNQFDSIVRPLLAWLTAQGVTIQLGTRITDLRLADGDALTVKALTWDRGGKSGETAVGPDDLVLVTNGSMTANSTLGSTDTVPALDTTSSSGAWQLWETLAAKRPGAGLGDPKVFDSSTKDSTWESFTVTTKDPLFFKLMEEFSGSEAGKGGLITFKESSWLLTIVLNHQPHFREQPEDTFVWWGYALFPDRQGDFVDKPMSECTGREILDEVLQHLPFAERERILDGSIVIPAKMPYITSQFLVRKAGDRPQVVPEGSTNLAFIGQYAEVPDDVVFTVEYSVRTAWTAVAQLLKLDRQPPPVYKGQYDPKILVEALETLHRR, from the coding sequence GTGGCAAAGGCTTATCTGGTCGGCAGTGGGATCGCGTCGCTGTCGGCGGCGGCGTTCCTGATCCGCGAGGGAGGGTTCGCGGGGGACGACATCGTGATCCTGGAGGAGCAGGACCGCGAGGGCGGGAGCCTGGACGCGGCGGGTTCGCCCGAGACCGGGTACACCATGCGCGGCGGGCGGATGTTCGAGGTCCACTTCGACTGCACCTACGACCTGCTGTCGTCGATCCCCTCGCTGGACGACCCGGCGAAGTCGGTCACCGAGGACACGTTCGCGTTCCACGAGGACTTCGCCTGGGACGACCACGCCCGCCTGGTCGACGGACACGGGAACATCATCGACGCGCACTCGATGACGTTCTCCGAGCGCGACCGTCTCGAGCTCGTGAAGTGCGTGGCCACTCCGGAGAAGCTGCTGGACGGCAAGCGCATCGCGGACCTGTTCCACGAGGATTTCTTCACCACCAACTTCTGGGCGATGTGGTGCACGACCTTCGCGTTCGAGCCCTGGCACAGCGCGATCGAGTTCCGCCGCTACCTCAACCGCTTCGTCCACCTGTTCAAGACCTTCGACACCATGTCGGGGATCTACCGCACCCGGTTCAACCAGTTCGACTCGATCGTGCGCCCGCTCCTTGCCTGGCTGACGGCCCAGGGCGTGACCATCCAGCTCGGCACCCGCATCACGGACCTGCGCCTGGCCGACGGCGACGCGCTGACGGTGAAGGCCCTCACCTGGGACCGTGGCGGGAAGTCCGGCGAGACGGCGGTCGGCCCGGACGACCTGGTCCTGGTCACCAACGGCTCGATGACCGCGAACTCCACCCTCGGCTCGACCGACACGGTCCCCGCCCTGGACACCACCTCCTCCAGCGGCGCCTGGCAGCTGTGGGAGACCCTGGCCGCCAAACGCCCCGGCGCCGGACTGGGCGACCCGAAGGTGTTCGACTCCTCGACGAAGGACTCCACCTGGGAGTCGTTCACCGTCACCACCAAGGACCCGCTCTTCTTCAAGCTGATGGAGGAGTTCAGCGGCAGCGAGGCGGGCAAGGGCGGCCTGATCACCTTCAAGGAGTCCAGCTGGCTGCTGACCATCGTGCTGAACCACCAGCCGCACTTCCGTGAGCAGCCCGAGGACACGTTCGTGTGGTGGGGCTACGCCCTGTTCCCCGACAGGCAGGGCGACTTCGTCGACAAACCGATGTCCGAGTGCACCGGCCGCGAGATCCTCGACGAGGTGCTTCAGCACCTGCCCTTCGCCGAGCGCGAGCGGATCCTGGACGGCTCCATCGTGATCCCTGCGAAAATGCCGTACATCACCAGCCAGTTCCTGGTCCGCAAGGCCGGCGACCGCCCCCAGGTCGTCCCCGAGGGCTCCACCAACCTGGCGTTCATCGGCCAGTACGCCGAGGTCCCCGACGACGTGGTCTTCACCGTCGAGTACTCCGTACGCACCGCCTGGACCGCGGTCGCCCAACTCCTCAAGCTCGACAGGCAGCCCCCGCCCGTCTACAAGGGCCAGTACGACCCGAAGATCCTCGTCGAGGCCTTGGAGACCCTGCACCGCCGCTGA